One Fervidobacterium gondwanense DSM 13020 genomic region harbors:
- a CDS encoding type Z 30S ribosomal protein S14: MARKAMVEKWKRPKKYKVREYTRCSICGRVHSVYQEFGICRVCFRKLANEGKLPGVRKASW, translated from the coding sequence ATGGCACGAAAAGCAATGGTTGAAAAATGGAAGAGGCCAAAGAAATACAAGGTAAGAGAATATACAAGATGCAGCATATGCGGTAGAGTTCATTCAGTCTATCAGGAATTTGGAATATGCAGAGTTTGTTTCAGAAAACTTGCTAACGAGGGAAAACTCCCGGGCGTTAGGAAAGCAAGCTGGTAA
- the rplE gene encoding 50S ribosomal protein L5 gives MAYEFVPLKDRYLNEVVPTLMKEFGYKNIHEVPRLVKVVINMGVGEGSRNKEIVEAHAKELTMIAGQKALITKAKKSISNFKVRKGMTVGVKVTLRGPRMYNFVYKLVNLVLPKVRDFRGLNPNSFDGKGNYSFGLTEQLVFPEISPDQIKRIQGMDIVVVTTAKRDEEARRLLELLGFPFKKQ, from the coding sequence ATGGCCTACGAATTCGTACCGCTGAAAGATAGGTATCTGAACGAAGTGGTACCAACATTAATGAAAGAATTCGGATACAAAAACATTCACGAAGTTCCAAGACTCGTTAAAGTTGTTATAAATATGGGTGTTGGCGAAGGTTCAAGGAATAAAGAAATCGTTGAGGCGCATGCAAAAGAACTTACTATGATTGCTGGTCAAAAAGCTTTGATAACGAAAGCGAAGAAGAGTATATCAAACTTCAAAGTTAGAAAAGGCATGACCGTCGGTGTTAAAGTAACTCTTAGAGGTCCAAGAATGTACAATTTCGTCTACAAGCTTGTTAACCTCGTTCTTCCAAAAGTTAGGGACTTCAGAGGTCTCAATCCAAACTCCTTCGATGGAAAAGGAAACTACAGCTTCGGTTTAACAGAACAACTCGTTTTCCCAGAAATCTCTCCAGACCAGATAAAGAGAATACAAGGTATGGATATTGTTGTTGTAACAACGGCTAAGAGGGATGAAGAAGCAAGAAGGTTACTCGAGCTACTCGGTTTCCCATTCAAAAAGCAATAA
- the rplX gene encoding 50S ribosomal protein L24, protein MAQKIKKGDTVQVISGKDKGKRGEVIQVLPKEEKLLVRGVNVVKRHQRPTGQMRQGGIIEKESPLYWSKVMLVCPSCDKPTRVGFKVLEDGSKVRFCKKCGEIIDKK, encoded by the coding sequence ATGGCACAGAAGATAAAAAAAGGTGACACAGTGCAAGTTATCTCTGGTAAAGATAAAGGCAAAAGGGGAGAAGTCATCCAAGTTCTTCCAAAAGAAGAAAAGTTGCTCGTTAGAGGTGTCAATGTTGTAAAAAGGCACCAAAGACCGACAGGACAGATGAGACAGGGTGGTATAATCGAAAAGGAATCCCCACTTTACTGGTCAAAAGTAATGCTCGTGTGTCCAAGCTGTGACAAGCCAACGAGAGTAGGATTCAAGGTGCTCGAAGACGGTTCAAAGGTGAGATTCTGCAAGAAATGTGGAGAAATCATAGATAAGAAGTAA
- the rplN gene encoding 50S ribosomal protein L14, producing the protein MIQNESYLVAADNSGAKVLRVIRVLGGSHKQFGSIGDIVVCSVREAVPNTDIKKGDVVKAVVVRTRKEIRRPDGSYIRFDDNAAVVLDKFNQPKGTRVFGPVARELREKGFMKIVSLAPEVW; encoded by the coding sequence ATGATACAGAACGAAAGCTACCTCGTAGCAGCGGACAATTCAGGTGCAAAAGTACTGAGAGTTATAAGGGTACTTGGCGGTTCACACAAACAATTCGGTTCAATCGGTGATATAGTTGTTTGCAGCGTTAGAGAAGCTGTGCCCAACACAGATATAAAGAAGGGTGACGTAGTTAAGGCAGTTGTAGTTAGAACAAGAAAAGAAATAAGAAGACCAGATGGAAGCTACATCAGATTCGATGATAACGCAGCAGTTGTCCTTGACAAGTTTAATCAACCAAAAGGTACACGTGTATTCGGACCAGTTGCAAGAGAACTCAGAGAAAAAGGTTTCATGAAGATAGTCTCTCTTGCACCAGAAGTATGGTAA
- the rpsQ gene encoding 30S ribosomal protein S17 yields the protein MPKKRLIGVVVSDKMDKTVTVKVERLVKHPKFGKYVKRSKKFYAHDENNTCKIGDVVEIEESRPLSKLKRWVVVQILEHSKLAETPETEDIIEGGSDQ from the coding sequence ATGCCTAAGAAAAGATTAATCGGTGTTGTGGTAAGTGATAAAATGGACAAGACAGTAACGGTCAAAGTTGAACGCCTTGTGAAACACCCAAAATTTGGCAAGTACGTAAAAAGATCCAAGAAATTTTATGCTCACGATGAAAACAACACATGCAAGATCGGTGATGTGGTAGAAATCGAAGAATCCAGACCACTCAGCAAACTCAAGAGATGGGTTGTTGTTCAAATTCTTGAGCACTCAAAACTTGCAGAAACGCCAGAGACAGAGGATATTATCGAAGGGGGTAGTGACCAATGA
- the rpmC gene encoding 50S ribosomal protein L29: MTPVEIRNMNNEELAKLLEEKKRTLMNLRFQNAMGELRDSSLIQKTKRDIARIKTILRERELGIRR, from the coding sequence ATGACACCAGTGGAAATCAGAAATATGAATAATGAAGAATTGGCAAAATTGTTAGAAGAGAAGAAAAGAACGTTGATGAACCTCAGATTCCAAAACGCGATGGGCGAACTCAGAGACTCCAGCTTGATACAGAAGACAAAGAGAGACATTGCAAGAATCAAAACAATCCTTCGCGAACGTGAACTTGGTATAAGGAGGTAA
- the rplP gene encoding 50S ribosomal protein L16, with amino-acid sequence MLMPKRVKYRKQHRGRTKGEAKGGALVVFGEYGLKALEPAWITAQQIEACRLAITRTLKKEGKLWIKIFPDKSYTKHPPETKLGKGKGNVEGWVAVVKPGKVMFEIGGVDEETALKALEYAATKLPIKTKIVTRHHIGGEAV; translated from the coding sequence ATGTTGATGCCAAAAAGAGTTAAATACAGAAAACAACATCGAGGCAGAACAAAGGGCGAAGCAAAAGGCGGAGCTTTGGTAGTTTTCGGTGAATACGGTTTGAAAGCCCTTGAACCTGCGTGGATCACAGCTCAGCAGATAGAAGCATGTAGGCTCGCAATCACAAGGACATTGAAGAAAGAAGGAAAACTTTGGATAAAGATATTCCCAGACAAATCATACACAAAACACCCACCTGAAACAAAACTCGGTAAAGGTAAGGGTAACGTTGAAGGTTGGGTTGCAGTAGTAAAACCTGGAAAAGTAATGTTCGAAATCGGCGGAGTTGACGAAGAAACAGCATTGAAAGCTTTAGAATACGCAGCGACAAAACTTCCTATAAAAACGAAAATAGTTACGAGACATCACATAGGTGGTGAAGCAGTATGA
- the rpsC gene encoding 30S ribosomal protein S3, with protein MGQKVHPKGFRLGITTQWDAQWFNEKKYSEYILEDEAIRDFVKKTYNQAGIARVFVQRPDAERVLITIYAARPGILIGKKGAGITELRQALESKFNRKFGVDIVEVKTPETEASLVAESIAQKIEKRASYKIVMKRAITAALKRGAKGIKIMVAGRLAGAEIARTEWYLKGRLPLQTLRSVIDYSTARAETKYGTIGIKVWIYKGDAQL; from the coding sequence GTGGGTCAAAAAGTTCATCCAAAGGGTTTTAGGCTCGGTATAACAACTCAGTGGGATGCTCAGTGGTTCAATGAGAAGAAGTACAGCGAATATATCCTTGAAGACGAAGCGATTAGGGATTTTGTTAAGAAGACTTACAATCAAGCTGGAATTGCAAGAGTTTTTGTACAAAGACCAGACGCAGAGAGAGTTCTTATAACAATCTACGCAGCAAGACCTGGAATACTCATCGGAAAGAAGGGTGCTGGCATTACTGAATTGAGACAGGCACTCGAAAGCAAGTTCAACAGAAAATTCGGTGTCGATATAGTTGAAGTAAAAACGCCCGAAACAGAGGCAAGTCTTGTAGCAGAATCGATCGCACAGAAGATAGAAAAGAGGGCAAGCTACAAGATAGTCATGAAGAGAGCAATAACAGCTGCACTCAAAAGAGGAGCAAAGGGTATAAAGATAATGGTTGCAGGAAGACTTGCTGGAGCAGAAATTGCAAGAACCGAATGGTACCTTAAGGGAAGACTTCCACTCCAGACACTCAGATCAGTTATCGATTACTCAACAGCAAGGGCAGAGACAAAGTACGGTACAATCGGTATAAAGGTCTGGATTTACAAAGGAGACGCCCAACTCTAA
- the rplV gene encoding 50S ribosomal protein L22: MQTVIKREGLKRSKFHAKRKETLATLPKYEARAVARFVRISPRKARAVVNSIRGKNVSEAYNLLEFSPKKAARLVYNVLKSAVANAVNNLGLSEENLYVAACYVNDGPRMKRVWPRGRGRADIIQKRMSHITVVVRDREKENSAK; the protein is encoded by the coding sequence ATGCAAACCGTCATCAAAAGAGAAGGGCTCAAGAGGTCCAAGTTCCACGCGAAGCGTAAAGAAACACTCGCTACGTTACCAAAATATGAAGCAAGGGCCGTCGCAAGGTTTGTTCGCATATCTCCAAGAAAAGCGAGAGCTGTTGTGAACTCCATAAGGGGTAAGAATGTTTCAGAAGCGTATAATCTTCTTGAATTTTCTCCTAAAAAGGCTGCACGACTCGTATATAATGTGTTAAAATCTGCTGTAGCGAATGCAGTGAATAACCTCGGACTTTCCGAAGAAAATCTTTACGTAGCTGCATGTTATGTAAATGATGGTCCAAGAATGAAAAGGGTATGGCCACGCGGACGCGGAAGAGCTGACATCATTCAAAAGAGGATGTCACATATAACTGTTGTTGTTAGAGACAGAGAAAAGGAAAATAGTGCAAAATAA
- the rpsS gene encoding 30S ribosomal protein S19, with the protein MSRSSKKGPFVDPKLLKKIRLLNETGEKKIIKTWSRASTIVPEMVGHTIAVYNGMKHIPVYITENMVGHKLGEFSFTRRFGGHTNKSAKKGEVKK; encoded by the coding sequence ATGAGCCGTTCCAGTAAAAAGGGACCATTTGTAGACCCCAAACTCTTGAAGAAAATCAGATTACTAAACGAAACTGGCGAAAAGAAAATAATAAAGACATGGAGCAGAGCAAGCACAATAGTTCCTGAGATGGTAGGTCACACAATTGCAGTTTACAACGGAATGAAGCACATACCAGTTTACATCACAGAAAACATGGTTGGCCACAAACTTGGTGAATTTTCCTTCACAAGAAGATTTGGTGGACATACGAACAAGTCAGCCAAAAAAGGTGAGGTAAAGAAATAA
- the rplB gene encoding 50S ribosomal protein L2 produces the protein MGLKRFKPATPGRRFMIIPDFSEITKTEPEKSLVVPLKKTAGRNHHGRVTVRFRGGGHKRLYRIVDFRRWEKENIPAKVASIEYDPNRTARIALLVYADGEKRYILAPNGLNVGDTVLSGPQAEIKPGNALPLENIPVGTIVHSIEFYPRGGAKIARSAGMACQLMAKEGDYALLRMPSGELRKVHVRCYATIGVVGNEDHKNEVSGKAGRTRWLGKKPHVRGVVMNPVDHPHGGGEGRGKGHHPQSPWGVPAKGYKTRRGKRASDKFIVRRRNG, from the coding sequence ATGGGTCTCAAGAGATTTAAACCAGCAACTCCAGGTAGACGCTTCATGATTATTCCAGACTTTTCGGAAATTACAAAAACAGAACCCGAAAAGTCACTTGTTGTTCCTTTGAAAAAGACCGCTGGAAGAAACCACCACGGTAGGGTTACAGTAAGATTCAGAGGCGGTGGTCACAAGAGACTTTACAGGATAGTCGATTTCAGAAGATGGGAAAAAGAAAATATCCCCGCTAAGGTTGCCTCAATAGAATACGATCCAAACAGAACCGCAAGAATAGCATTGCTTGTTTACGCAGACGGTGAAAAAAGGTACATACTTGCCCCAAACGGTTTAAATGTTGGAGATACAGTACTCTCTGGACCTCAGGCTGAAATCAAACCAGGTAACGCATTGCCATTGGAAAACATACCAGTCGGTACAATAGTTCACAGCATAGAATTCTACCCAAGAGGCGGGGCAAAAATCGCCAGAAGTGCTGGTATGGCATGTCAATTAATGGCAAAAGAAGGCGACTATGCATTGTTAAGGATGCCATCTGGTGAACTTAGAAAGGTTCACGTAAGATGCTACGCAACAATAGGAGTAGTTGGAAACGAAGATCACAAAAACGAAGTTTCTGGTAAAGCTGGTAGAACAAGATGGCTTGGTAAAAAGCCACACGTTCGTGGTGTTGTTATGAACCCAGTTGATCACCCACACGGTGGTGGAGAAGGTAGAGGAAAAGGTCACCACCCACAGAGTCCATGGGGAGTTCCAGCAAAGGGTTACAAGACCAGAAGAGGTAAGAGAGCAAGCGATAAATTCATCGTTAGAAGAAGAAACGGTTAA
- the rplW gene encoding 50S ribosomal protein L23 — translation MRKEYSDIIIRPIISEKSMNLRAEREYVFEVDKNANKEQIKEAVEKLFNVKVERVNTLIVKPKPKRDLRRGYMAREGYTKEWKKAIVKLAEGYTIKELQA, via the coding sequence ATGAGAAAAGAATACTCCGATATCATAATAAGACCAATAATCAGTGAAAAGTCAATGAACTTGAGAGCAGAAAGAGAATACGTCTTTGAAGTGGACAAGAATGCTAATAAAGAACAGATAAAAGAAGCTGTTGAAAAACTTTTCAACGTTAAAGTAGAAAGAGTAAACACTTTGATTGTGAAGCCAAAACCAAAAAGAGACCTCAGAAGAGGTTACATGGCGAGAGAAGGATACACAAAAGAATGGAAAAAAGCCATAGTCAAGTTAGCAGAAGGCTACACAATTAAAGAACTCCAGGCGTAA
- the rplD gene encoding 50S ribosomal protein L4 — MARIALLNIKGEQIGNIEISDEVFNIEPNYDVMWRYVDMQLTNSRAGTASTKTRGEVAGGGRKPWPQKHTGRARQGSIRAIHWRHGGVAHGPQPRNYLKRMNKKMKRLALKSALSVRFQEGNLIVVSDIRFDKPQTKQMREVLKALGIANEKVLFVIAKKEEAYENVKLSGRNIPGVKVILANNPNNNNGDNIDGLNVYDIINASKVVLTEGTVRKIEEVLGK, encoded by the coding sequence ATGGCACGTATAGCACTTTTGAATATCAAAGGTGAACAGATTGGCAACATCGAAATAAGCGACGAAGTATTCAACATCGAGCCTAACTATGATGTCATGTGGCGCTATGTCGACATGCAGCTCACAAACTCGAGAGCTGGAACAGCATCTACCAAGACACGCGGAGAGGTAGCTGGTGGTGGAAGAAAACCATGGCCACAAAAACACACAGGTAGAGCGAGACAAGGCTCTATCAGAGCTATCCACTGGAGACACGGTGGTGTGGCACACGGTCCACAGCCAAGAAATTACTTAAAGAGAATGAACAAGAAGATGAAGAGACTCGCTCTTAAGTCAGCTCTCTCGGTAAGATTCCAGGAAGGTAACCTCATTGTCGTAAGCGACATACGATTTGATAAACCTCAAACGAAACAGATGAGGGAAGTATTAAAGGCTCTTGGAATCGCTAACGAAAAGGTATTGTTCGTTATCGCCAAGAAAGAAGAAGCGTACGAGAATGTCAAACTTTCAGGAAGAAACATTCCTGGCGTAAAGGTTATACTTGCTAATAACCCGAATAACAACAACGGAGATAACATCGATGGATTAAACGTTTACGATATAATAAATGCCTCAAAGGTTGTCCTTACAGAGGGCACCGTTCGCAAAATTGAGGAGGTGCTCGGAAAATGA
- the rplC gene encoding 50S ribosomal protein L3 — protein MKFILARKIGMTRLWKDDKVVPVTVLKAGPCYVVQKKTVEKDGYNAVQLGFEEVSEKKVTKPLLGVFKKANVKPMRVLKEFRVENVDQYSVGQEITVAIFQEGDKIDITGWTKGRGYTGAMKRWNFQGGPKAHGAKFHRELGSVGQHTEPARIFKGKRMPGRYGNERVTVLNSEIVKVDTENNLIAVKGGVPGARGSLVLIRSAVKA, from the coding sequence ATGAAATTTATACTTGCAAGAAAAATCGGAATGACCAGATTGTGGAAAGATGATAAGGTTGTTCCAGTAACAGTTCTTAAGGCAGGACCATGTTACGTTGTGCAAAAGAAAACGGTAGAAAAAGATGGATATAACGCTGTTCAGCTCGGTTTTGAGGAAGTCAGCGAAAAGAAAGTAACGAAACCACTTCTTGGAGTTTTTAAGAAGGCAAACGTAAAGCCAATGAGGGTGCTTAAAGAATTCAGAGTCGAAAATGTTGATCAATATTCAGTTGGTCAAGAAATAACAGTTGCAATTTTCCAAGAAGGCGATAAAATTGATATTACGGGTTGGACAAAAGGTAGAGGATACACTGGTGCAATGAAGAGATGGAACTTCCAAGGTGGTCCAAAAGCACACGGTGCGAAATTCCACCGCGAACTTGGTTCTGTCGGTCAACACACTGAACCAGCAAGAATATTTAAAGGCAAGAGGATGCCTGGAAGGTACGGAAACGAAAGAGTTACCGTACTCAATTCAGAGATTGTTAAAGTAGACACAGAGAACAACCTAATAGCAGTTAAAGGTGGAGTGCCAGGAGCGAGGGGCAGCCTTGTTCTTATCAGAAGCGCTGTGAAGGCATAA
- the rpsJ gene encoding 30S ribosomal protein S10: protein MPGQKIRIRLRAYDHRLLDESAKKIVEVAKQTNAKVSGPIPLPTERTLYVVLRSPLKHKDSREQFEKKVHKRLIDIIEPNSKTIDALMKINLPAGVDVEINL from the coding sequence ATGCCAGGACAAAAGATTAGAATCAGGCTAAGGGCATATGATCATAGATTACTCGATGAATCAGCAAAGAAAATAGTTGAAGTGGCAAAGCAGACAAATGCGAAGGTCTCAGGACCAATTCCACTTCCAACGGAAAGAACGTTATACGTTGTTTTAAGGTCACCATTGAAACATAAGGATTCACGAGAGCAATTTGAAAAGAAAGTACACAAAAGACTTATAGATATAATCGAACCGAACTCAAAAACGATTGACGCTCTGATGAAGATAAATCTTCCAGCAGGTGTCGACGTTGAAATCAATCTGTGA
- the tuf gene encoding elongation factor Tu, whose product MAKEKFVRTKPHMNVGTIGHIDHGKTTLTAAITKYCSLFGWADYTPYEMIDKAPEERARGITINITHVEYQTEKRHYAHIDCPGHADYIKNMITGAAQMDGAILVVAATDGPMPQTREHVLLARQVNVPAIIVYINKVDMVDDAELVDLVEMEVRDLLSKYEFPGDELPVVRGSALKAVEAPNDPNHPDLASIKELLDAMDNYFPEPVREVDKPFLMPVEDVFSITGRGTVVTGRIERGVIKPGVEAEIIGMSYETRKTVITSVEMFRKELDEAMAGDNVGCLLRGIDKDEVERGQVLAKPGSITPHKKFKANIYVLKKEEGGRHTPFTKGYKPQFYIRTADVTGEIVDLQAGAEMVMPGDNLEMTVELIYPVAIEKGMRFAVREGGRTVGAGVVSEIIE is encoded by the coding sequence ATGGCAAAGGAAAAATTTGTAAGGACCAAACCCCACATGAACGTCGGTACGATTGGACACATTGACCACGGAAAGACAACACTCACAGCAGCTATCACAAAGTACTGTTCACTCTTCGGATGGGCAGACTACACACCATACGAAATGATCGACAAGGCACCAGAAGAAAGAGCAAGAGGTATCACCATCAACATTACACACGTTGAATATCAAACAGAAAAGAGACACTACGCACACATCGACTGTCCAGGTCACGCTGACTACATTAAGAACATGATCACCGGTGCAGCTCAGATGGACGGTGCAATCCTTGTTGTTGCAGCAACAGACGGGCCAATGCCACAAACAAGAGAACACGTTCTTCTCGCAAGACAGGTTAACGTTCCTGCAATAATTGTTTACATCAACAAAGTTGACATGGTTGATGACGCAGAACTTGTTGACCTTGTTGAAATGGAAGTAAGAGACCTTCTCAGCAAATACGAATTCCCTGGCGATGAACTTCCAGTTGTAAGAGGTTCCGCTCTTAAAGCAGTCGAAGCACCAAACGATCCAAATCACCCAGATCTCGCATCAATAAAGGAACTTCTCGATGCAATGGACAACTACTTCCCAGAACCAGTTCGTGAAGTCGACAAACCATTCCTCATGCCAGTTGAAGACGTCTTCTCAATCACTGGTAGAGGTACAGTTGTTACAGGAAGAATCGAACGTGGCGTTATCAAACCAGGTGTTGAAGCAGAAATCATCGGTATGAGCTACGAAACAAGAAAGACAGTTATCACAAGCGTTGAAATGTTCAGAAAAGAACTCGACGAAGCAATGGCTGGAGACAACGTTGGTTGTCTGTTGAGAGGTATTGACAAAGACGAGGTTGAAAGAGGACAAGTCTTGGCAAAGCCAGGATCAATCACACCACACAAGAAGTTCAAAGCAAACATTTACGTTCTCAAGAAAGAAGAAGGCGGAAGACACACGCCATTCACAAAAGGTTACAAACCACAATTCTACATCAGAACAGCTGACGTTACAGGCGAAATCGTTGACCTCCAAGCAGGAGCAGAAATGGTCATGCCTGGTGACAACCTTGAAATGACAGTTGAACTCATCTACCCAGTCGCAATCGAAAAAGGTATGAGATTCGCAGTTCGTGAAGGTGGAAGAACGGTTGGAGCAGGTGTCGTTTCTGAAATAATTGAGTAA
- the fusA gene encoding elongation factor G, translating to MEEIKALYVDLNKLRNIGIMAHIDAGKTTTTERILFFTGRKHNIGSVDDGTATMDWMIQEKERGITITSAATTCFWKEHRINIIDTPGHVDFTIEVERSLRVLDGAIAVFDATAGVEPQSETVWRQADKYNVPRIAFMNKMDKTGADFEMAVQTMVDRLGAHPIPVQLPMGAESDFKGVIDLIQMKAIRWLNSEGTDMVYEEIPAEWREKAEEAREDMIEKIAEVDDEIMELYLEGEEPTEEQLHQALRRITIGNLGTPVFCGSAKMNVGIQPLLDGVVRYLPSPLDLPPVRGFDKEGNEVQVFPTEDGPFVAYAFKIQTDPYVGKLTFLRVYSGRLEKGSYVINTTKNVKERVSRLIFMHADKREDVEYVRAGDIVGVIGMKSTITADTVCQEGTHIILEKMEFPEPVISIAIEPETKDDETKLSKALQSLLDEDPSLRAYVDQETGETILSGMGELHLEIIVDRLKREFNVNVRVGKPQVAYRETITRDVKIEGKYIRQSGGRGQYGHVVMTFEPLSLDKTFEFEDKTVGGVIPKQYIPAIEEGVKEAMQVGVLAGYPVVGVKATLIDGSYHEVDSSEMAFKIAASMAFKDAMEKGSPVLLEPIMKVEVTTPEEYMGNVIADLNSRRAHIDALENRGHLRVIRALVPLSEMFGYATTLRSLSQGRANYIMVLSHYDKVPDKVAEKILKK from the coding sequence ATGGAAGAGATAAAGGCTTTATATGTCGACCTGAATAAGTTAAGAAACATTGGTATAATGGCACATATCGATGCCGGTAAGACGACAACTACCGAGCGTATTTTGTTTTTCACTGGAAGAAAACACAACATCGGTAGCGTCGATGACGGCACAGCAACGATGGACTGGATGATACAAGAAAAGGAAAGAGGTATCACCATAACATCAGCAGCAACAACGTGTTTTTGGAAGGAGCACCGTATTAATATTATAGACACACCGGGGCACGTTGATTTCACTATCGAAGTTGAAAGGTCCTTGAGAGTTTTGGATGGCGCCATTGCTGTTTTTGATGCGACAGCCGGCGTTGAACCACAGTCCGAAACTGTCTGGAGACAAGCAGACAAGTACAATGTTCCGAGAATTGCATTCATGAACAAGATGGACAAAACTGGTGCCGATTTTGAGATGGCAGTTCAGACGATGGTTGACAGGCTTGGTGCACACCCAATCCCTGTCCAGCTTCCGATGGGTGCCGAGAGCGATTTTAAAGGTGTTATCGACCTCATACAGATGAAGGCTATCAGATGGCTTAATTCCGAAGGCACTGACATGGTTTACGAAGAAATTCCAGCAGAGTGGCGCGAAAAGGCTGAAGAAGCTCGAGAAGATATGATAGAAAAGATCGCAGAGGTAGACGATGAAATAATGGAACTCTACCTCGAAGGTGAAGAACCAACTGAAGAACAGCTCCATCAAGCACTCAGGAGAATCACAATCGGAAACCTCGGGACGCCAGTTTTCTGTGGTTCGGCAAAGATGAACGTTGGAATTCAACCTCTGCTGGATGGCGTTGTCAGGTATCTCCCATCACCTCTTGACCTTCCACCAGTTCGTGGATTTGACAAGGAAGGAAATGAAGTTCAAGTTTTCCCAACGGAAGACGGTCCTTTTGTAGCATACGCGTTCAAAATCCAGACAGACCCATACGTTGGAAAACTCACCTTCCTTAGAGTCTACAGTGGAAGGCTCGAAAAGGGAAGTTACGTAATCAACACAACGAAGAATGTAAAGGAACGCGTCTCAAGGCTTATATTTATGCACGCAGACAAGAGGGAAGACGTTGAATACGTCAGAGCTGGAGATATCGTCGGTGTCATCGGAATGAAGAGTACAATAACTGCGGATACGGTTTGTCAAGAAGGAACTCACATCATTCTTGAGAAGATGGAATTCCCGGAACCGGTTATTTCCATAGCTATCGAGCCTGAAACGAAAGATGACGAAACGAAGCTTTCTAAGGCTCTCCAATCTTTACTCGATGAAGACCCGTCTTTGAGGGCTTATGTTGACCAAGAAACAGGTGAAACGATCCTTTCGGGTATGGGCGAGCTTCACCTCGAGATTATAGTCGACAGGCTCAAGAGGGAGTTTAACGTAAATGTAAGGGTTGGTAAGCCACAGGTTGCATACAGAGAAACAATTACAAGAGATGTCAAGATTGAAGGTAAATACATTAGGCAGAGCGGTGGTAGAGGTCAGTACGGTCATGTGGTAATGACATTCGAGCCACTTAGCTTGGATAAGACGTTTGAATTCGAGGACAAGACAGTTGGCGGTGTCATACCGAAACAGTACATACCGGCAATTGAAGAAGGCGTAAAAGAAGCGATGCAGGTTGGAGTTCTCGCAGGTTACCCGGTTGTTGGTGTTAAGGCTACACTGATTGACGGTTCATACCACGAAGTAGACTCCTCGGAAATGGCATTTAAGATCGCCGCAAGCATGGCATTCAAAGATGCTATGGAAAAGGGAAGCCCAGTACTTCTCGAACCGATCATGAAAGTAGAAGTGACGACACCAGAAGAATACATGGGTAACGTCATAGCGGACCTCAATTCAAGAAGAGCACATATCGATGCTCTTGAAAACAGAGGACATTTAAGGGTAATAAGGGCTCTTGTTCCACTAAGTGAAATGTTTGGATACGCAACGACGCTCAGGTCACTTTCTCAAGGTAGAGCGAACTATATAATGGTTCTCTCCCATTACGATAAAGTACCTGACAAAGTTGCAGAGAAAATTTTGAAAAAATAA
- the rpsG gene encoding 30S ribosomal protein S7 has protein sequence MRRRRAEVRVVPPDPVYGEVLVTKMINKIMWDGKKSIAQKIVYGAIDILAQKTGKDGLEVFKQAVENVKPIVEVRPRRIGGATYQVPVEVQEPRKTTLAIRWIVDVARSKKGKPMQEKLAEELLNAYNNTGAAIKKREDVHKMAEANRAFAHFRW, from the coding sequence ATGAGGCGAAGAAGAGCCGAGGTTAGAGTAGTTCCACCAGATCCAGTTTACGGAGAAGTGCTCGTAACAAAGATGATCAACAAGATTATGTGGGATGGAAAGAAATCAATAGCACAGAAGATCGTTTACGGAGCAATCGATATTCTTGCTCAGAAAACTGGAAAAGACGGACTTGAAGTTTTCAAACAGGCCGTTGAAAATGTTAAACCAATCGTTGAGGTAAGGCCAAGGAGAATCGGTGGTGCAACTTACCAAGTTCCAGTTGAAGTCCAGGAACCAAGGAAAACAACTCTTGCTATCAGATGGATAGTAGACGTTGCAAGGTCAAAGAAAGGTAAACCAATGCAGGAGAAATTGGCAGAAGAACTTTTGAACGCATACAACAACACTGGTGCAGCTATTAAGAAGAGAGAAGACGTCCACAAGATGGCTGAAGCAAACAGAGCGTTTGCACACTTCAGATGGTAA